The Tenrec ecaudatus isolate mTenEca1 chromosome 6, mTenEca1.hap1, whole genome shotgun sequence genome has a window encoding:
- the BHLHE40 gene encoding class E basic helix-loop-helix protein 40 yields the protein MERIPSAQPPPACLPKAPALEPGDLPGMDFAHMYQVYKSRRGMKRSDDSKETYKLPHRLIEKKRRDRINECIAQLKDLLPEHLKLTTLGHLEKAVVLELTLKHVKALTNLIDQQQQKILALQSGLQAGELSGRSIDAGQEMFCSGFQTCAREVLQYLAKHESTRDLKSSQLVTHLHRVVSELLQGGTSRKPPDLAPQTTDFKEKPSSLAKGSEGPGKNCVPVIRRTFPHSSGEQSGSDTDTDSGYGGESEKGDLRGEQSYFKNDPGCRFAMGERIGTIKQESEEPPPKKGRMQLSEDESHFPGSDLMGSPFLGPHPHQPPFCLPFYVIPPSATAYLPMLEKCWYPTSVPVLYPGLNASTAALTSFMNPDKISAPLLMPQRLPSPLPPHPSIDSSALLQALKQIPPLNLETKD from the exons ATGGAGCGGATCCCGAGCGCTCAGCCCCCTCCAGCCTGCCTGCCCAAAGCGCCTGCACTGGAGCCCGGAGACCTGCCAGG GATGGATTTTGCCCACATGTACCAAGTGTACAAATCGCGGCGGGGAATGAAGCGAAGCGACGACAGTAAG GAAACCTACAAGCTCCCGCACCGGCTGATCGAGAAGAAAAGACGTGATCGGATTAACGAGTGCATCGCCCAGCTGAAAGATCTTCTACCCGAACACCTCAAACTTACA ACTTTAGGTCACTTAGAAAAAGCGGTTGTTCTGGAACTTACTTTGAAGCATGTGAAAGCACTGACAAACCTAATTGATCAGCAGCAACAGAAAATCCTCGCCCTGCAGAGTGGTCTACAAGCTG GTGAGCTGTCCGGGAGAAGTATCGATGCAGGGCAAGAGATGTTCTGTTCAGGCTTCCAGACGTGTGCTCGGGAGGTGTTGCAGTACCTGGCTAAGCATGAGAGCACTCGGGACCTGAAGTCTTCCCAGCTAGTCACCCACCTCCACCGTGTGGTCTCTGAGCTACTGCAAGGGGGGACCTCCAGGAAGCCACCAGACCTGGCTCCCCAAACCACAGACTTCAAGGAGAAACCTAGCTCCCTAGCCAAAGGCTCCGAAGGGCCTGGGAAAAACTGTGTGCCAGTTATCCGGCGGACTTTCCCCCACTCGAGCGGGGAGCAGAGCGGCAgtgacacagacacagacagcggCTACGGAGGAGAGTCCGAGAAGGGCGACCTGCGGGGCGAGCAGTCGTACTTCAAAAATGACCCTGGCTGCAGGTTTGCCATGGGAGAGAGGATCGGCACTATTAAGCAGGAATCCGAAGAACCGCCCCCTAAGAAGGGCAGGATGCAGCTCTCTGAGGATGAAAGCCATTTCCCTGGCAGTGATCTGATGGGCTCCCCGTTCCTGGGCCCACATCCGCACCAGCCCCCTTTTTGCTTACCCTTCTATGTAATCCCTCCGTCAGCAACTGCCTACCTGCCCATGTTGGAGAAGTGCTGGTACCCCACCTCTGTTCCAGTGTTATACCCGGGCCTCAACGCCTCCACTGCAGCGCTCACCAGCTTCATGAATCCGGACAAGATCTCAGCTCCCTTGCTCATgccccagagactcccttctcctTTGCCACCCCATCCATCCATAGACTCCTCTGCCCTCCTTCAAGCTCTGAAGCAGATCCCGCCATTAAACTTGGAAACCAAAGACTAA